One window of Paludibacter propionicigenes WB4 genomic DNA carries:
- a CDS encoding MarC family protein, producing the protein MNFSFLQITSAFMVLFAIIDILGSIPIILNIKRKGQSVYASRASIVALIILVFFLFSGEAVLRLFNVDIQSFAVAGALIIFIFSLEMILDVEIFRNHGPEGGSSIVPIAFPLIAGPGSFTTLLALRAEYATENIIIALVLNMIFVFFVLKSTSKIEKLIGDGGIYILRKFFGIILLAIAVKLFTTNIGFLLK; encoded by the coding sequence ATGAATTTCAGTTTCTTACAGATTACCAGCGCATTTATGGTGCTTTTTGCTATAATTGATATCCTGGGTTCTATCCCTATAATACTCAATATTAAGCGTAAAGGACAGAGCGTATATGCTTCCAGGGCTTCGATCGTGGCTTTAATCATACTTGTCTTTTTTCTTTTTTCGGGTGAGGCTGTTCTGCGACTCTTCAATGTGGATATTCAGTCATTTGCGGTTGCTGGAGCTTTGATAATATTCATATTTTCGTTGGAAATGATTCTGGATGTGGAAATTTTCCGAAATCATGGTCCCGAGGGAGGTTCGTCCATAGTTCCTATTGCTTTTCCTCTTATAGCCGGCCCCGGTTCATTTACCACACTGCTTGCTTTACGCGCAGAATATGCTACTGAGAATATCATAATTGCATTGGTATTGAATATGATTTTTGTTTTCTTTGTGTTGAAATCAACATCAAAAATAGAGAAGCTTATTGGCGATGGTGGAATTTACATTCTTCGGAAATTTTTCGGAATAATCCTGCTAGCCATAGCTGTAAAGCTATTTACCACGAATATAGGTTTTTTACTGAAGTAA
- a CDS encoding glycosyl transferase family 2 codes for MPINVSIVIYKHTVAEIQPLVDVLREADCVSEIFLIDNSPFRQDQFVDLGVTYIFNNQNIGYGAAHNIAIRRTLEQNIPYHLVLNPDIIFQSEILAKIDAFMNNNSNIGLLMPKVYYPNGEIQYLCKLLPTPFDLIFRRFLPKAWTKKRADVFELRASGYNRIMDVPYLSGCFMFLKTESVREVGLFDERFFMYPEDIDLTRRMHQKYRTVFYPQVSVVHQHAQGSYVVGRLLFIHMKNMIKYFNKWGWFFDAERRIINNETLKQLK; via the coding sequence TGTATCCATTGTTATTTACAAGCACACTGTAGCTGAGATTCAGCCGTTGGTGGATGTTTTGCGTGAAGCGGACTGTGTGTCGGAAATTTTTCTGATCGATAATTCGCCTTTCAGGCAAGATCAGTTTGTTGATCTTGGCGTGACATATATCTTTAATAACCAGAATATTGGGTATGGTGCTGCGCATAATATTGCCATTCGTCGGACGCTGGAACAAAATATCCCATATCATTTAGTTTTGAATCCTGACATTATTTTTCAGTCGGAAATACTGGCGAAAATTGATGCGTTTATGAATAATAATTCAAATATTGGCTTATTGATGCCCAAAGTATATTATCCCAATGGAGAAATTCAGTATCTTTGCAAACTATTGCCAACACCCTTTGATTTAATCTTTCGAAGATTTTTGCCTAAGGCGTGGACAAAGAAACGAGCTGATGTGTTTGAACTTCGAGCTTCGGGATATAATCGGATAATGGATGTTCCCTATCTTTCAGGATGTTTTATGTTCTTAAAAACTGAATCAGTCAGGGAAGTTGGACTGTTTGATGAACGATTTTTTATGTATCCCGAAGATATTGATTTGACTAGGCGAATGCATCAGAAATACCGTACTGTTTTTTACCCGCAGGTTTCGGTTGTGCACCAGCATGCGCAAGGTTCTTATGTCGTTGGCAGGTTGCTGTTTATTCACATGAAAAACATGATAAAGTACTTCAACAAGTGGGGTTGGTTTTTTGATGCGGAGAGACGAATTATAAATAATGAAACACTTAAACAACTAAAATGA